One Amaranthus tricolor cultivar Red isolate AtriRed21 chromosome 10, ASM2621246v1, whole genome shotgun sequence genomic window carries:
- the LOC130825269 gene encoding flowering time control protein FCA isoform X3: MMERHRGGDRDRDRDYRDRDRDRDRNFHHQHRRPSRFSDAFAVETRRSPVNYRDGFSDGRRAFESPPQQPPVGGNGGFIPPVGGPPAGFWPAGGEVGGPGEGGGFGNDFPGPRRPLQPSPSLSGQKRGFPFSGRGGSPEHFDGKSFVKLFVGSVPRTATEEEIRPLFEEQGNVLEVALIKDKRTGQQQGCCFIKYATSEEADRAIRALHNQYTLPGGVAPIQVRYADGERERLGAVEYKLFVGSLNKLATVKEVEEIFARYGRIEDVYLMRDERKQSRGCGFVKFSNRESAMAAINDLNGIHTMRGCDQPLIVRFADPKRPRAGEPRSGPALGGPGFGPSQPTGIRPGTGPDFPGPMGGLGAPNAWQSMNPQNLGPSGNVGLHGFSNQFPPRSGDATIPSTPGAHVGGQGSLTEGSVSGAVSATLPSSQNFNHSFPQMPSTGHHISPLPKPVQSPQYYRPPLQLHQGHGTHSQAPTSQAPIRPFNSQVSVQGPYSQPVPSQEIHGSTGHVPSALPHAQQNTVTSTSLQNQPNAASPSTDSQLPTSAPQKPLSYQQSPSQITQMLSQQRQSLQASFQSSKQAFSQLQQQAQMMQPSVHNQAVPQSFQASRQQWATAAPSTATSVPALGPSSETTSTSSVPVGSAAAVRPAPVKCNWTEHTSPDGYKYYYNYVTGESRWLKPEELESYEQQQNLAVQPPNQPSLQAVPSQQVSQTQPPQLQTQFHHTRQLQNLPLSSMYQTPGGVSNPTAQGTNYSQLQAPMNSANDSARFQQVPQAAQDWAWKNNSGGN, encoded by the exons ATGATGGAAAGGCACCGAGGCGGTGACCGTGATCGTGACCGCGACTATCGCGATCGTGACCGAGACCGCGACCGCAATTTCCATCATCAACATCGCCGTCCTTCTCGCTTTTCCGATGCTTTTGCAGTCGAAACCCGCCGTAGTCCTGTCAACTACCGTGATGGATTCTCCGATGGTCGCCGTGCTTTTGAGAGTCCGCCTCAGCAACCTCCCGTAGGTGGTAATGGAGGTTTCATTCCCCCGGTTGGTGGGCCTCCTGCAGGATTTTGGCCCGCTGGTGGTGAAGTTGGAGGCCCGGGAGAGGGAGGGGGTTTCGGGAATGATTTTCCAGGCCCTCGCCGGCCCTTGCAACCATCGCCTTCTCTTTCTGGTCAGAAACGAGGGTTTCCGTTCTCTGGCCGTGGTGGCTCCCCAg AGCACTTTGATGGAAAGAGTTTTGTTAAGCTTTTTGTAGGGTCTGTACCCAGAACAGCCACCGAAGAAGAG ATACGACCATTGTTTGAAGAACAAGGAAACGTCTTGGAAGTTGCTTTAATAAAGGACAAGAGAACCGGACAACAACAAG GGTGTTGTTTTATTAAATATGCTACTTCTGAAGAAGCAGACAGGGCAATAAGAGCTTTGCACAATCAATATACTTTGCCTGGG GGAGTGGCTCCAATACAAGTTAGATATGCTGATGGTGAACGTGAACGTCTCG GTGCAGTTGAGTACAAGTTGTTTGTGGGTTCATTGAATAAGCTTGCTACGGTGAAGGAAGTGGAGGAG ATATTTGCACGATATGGTCGCATTGAAGATGTATACCTTATGCGTGATGAAAGGAAGCAGAGTAGAG GCTGTGGGTTTGTCAAGTTCTCTAATAGGGAATCAGCAATGGCAGCGATAAATGATCTGAATGGGATTCATACAATGAGG GGCTGCGATCAACCTCTAATTGTTAGGTTTGCTGATCCAAAGAGGCCCCGGGCTGGAGAACCAAG GTCCGGGCCTGCATTGGGAGGTCCAGGCTTTGGTCCTTCTCAACCAACAGGGATCAG GCCGGGTACTGGACCCGATTTCCCTGGTCCTATGGGCGGTCTGGGGGCACCAAATGCATGGCAGTCTATGAATCCACAGAATCTAGGTCCATCTGGTAATGTTGGCTTGCATGGATTTAGCAATCAGTTTCCTCCTAGATCTGGTGATGCAACAATTCCTTCAACTCCT GGTGCCCATGTTGGTGGTCAAGGCAGTCTTACAGAAGGTTCAGTCAGTGGAGCTGTTTCTGCTACATTACCATCCTCACAG AATTTCAATCATTCATTTCCACAAATGCCTTCAACTGGCCATCATATATCACCTCTGCCAAAACCGGTCCAGTCTCCTCAGTACTATAGACCTCCCTTACAACTACATCAAGGACATGGGACACATTCTCAAGCACCCACTTCTCAGGCGCCAATAAGGCCATTTAATTCTCAAGTCAGTGTTCAAGGTCCATACAGTCAGCCGGTTCCATCGCAAGAGATTCATGGTTCCACCGGACATGTGCCTTCTGCGTTGCCTCATGCTCAGCAGAACACCGTAACTTCTACATCTCTACAAAATCAGCCTAATGCTGCATCTCCATCGACTGACTCTCAGCTCCCTACTTCAGCACCACAGAAACCTCTTTCTTATCAACAATCTCCGTCTCAGATTACACAGATGCTATCACAACAGAGGCAGAGTCTGCAAGCTAGCTTTCAGTCGTCTAAGCAGGCATTTTCTCAACTTCAACAACAGGCACAAATGATGCAACCATCTGTGCATAACCAAGCTGTACCGCAGAGCTTTCAAGCTTCAAGGCAGCAG TGGGCTACTGCTGCACCATCGACAGCTACCAGTGTGCCTGCCCTTGGACCATCCTCAGAGACAACTTCCACATCTTCTGTGCCTGTGGGAAGTGCTGCTGCTGTTAGACCAGCTCCTGTTAAATGTAACTGGACAGAGCATACCTCCCCTGATGGGTAcaaatattattataactatgTAACTGGTGAAAGCAGG TGGTTGAAACCTGAGGAATTGGAATCATATGAGCAGCAACAGAATTTAGCTGTTCAACCACCAAATCAGCCAAGTTTGCAGGCTGTTCCTAGCCAACAGGTAAGCCAAACACAACCACCACAGCTTCAGACACAGTTTCACCACACTCGGCAGTTGCAGAATCTGCCTTTGTCATCAATG TATCAAACTCCCGGAGGTGTCAGCAACCCGACTGCTCAG GgtactaattattcacaattacAGGCACCCATGAACTCTGCTAACGATAGTGCTCGCTTCCAGCAG GTTCCTCAAGCTGCTCAAGATTGGGCTTGGAAGAACAACTCTGGAG GAAACTGA
- the LOC130825269 gene encoding flowering time control protein FCA isoform X2 translates to MMERHRGGDRDRDRDYRDRDRDRDRNFHHQHRRPSRFSDAFAVETRRSPVNYRDGFSDGRRAFESPPQQPPVGGNGGFIPPVGGPPAGFWPAGGEVGGPGEGGGFGNDFPGPRRPLQPSPSLSGQKRGFPFSGRGGSPEHFDGKSFVKLFVGSVPRTATEEEIRPLFEEQGNVLEVALIKDKRTGQQQGCCFIKYATSEEADRAIRALHNQYTLPGGVAPIQVRYADGERERLGNGAVEYKLFVGSLNKLATVKEVEEIFARYGRIEDVYLMRDERKQSRGCGFVKFSNRESAMAAINDLNGIHTMRGCDQPLIVRFADPKRPRAGEPRSGPALGGPGFGPSQPTGIRPGTGPDFPGPMGGLGAPNAWQSMNPQNLGPSGNVGLHGFSNQFPPRSGDATIPSTPGAHVGGQGSLTEGSVSGAVSATLPSSQNFNHSFPQMPSTGHHISPLPKPVQSPQYYRPPLQLHQGHGTHSQAPTSQAPIRPFNSQVSVQGPYSQPVPSQEIHGSTGHVPSALPHAQQNTVTSTSLQNQPNAASPSTDSQLPTSAPQKPLSYQQSPSQITQMLSQQRQSLQASFQSSKQAFSQLQQQAQMMQPSVHNQAVPQSFQASRQQWATAAPSTATSVPALGPSSETTSTSSVPVGSAAAVRPAPVKCNWTEHTSPDGYKYYYNYVTGESRWLKPEELESYEQQQNLAVQPPNQPSLQAVPSQQVSQTQPPQLQTQFHHTRQLQNLPLSSMYQTPGGVSNPTAQGTNYSQLQAPMNSANDSARFQQVPQAAQDWAWKNNSGGH, encoded by the exons ATGATGGAAAGGCACCGAGGCGGTGACCGTGATCGTGACCGCGACTATCGCGATCGTGACCGAGACCGCGACCGCAATTTCCATCATCAACATCGCCGTCCTTCTCGCTTTTCCGATGCTTTTGCAGTCGAAACCCGCCGTAGTCCTGTCAACTACCGTGATGGATTCTCCGATGGTCGCCGTGCTTTTGAGAGTCCGCCTCAGCAACCTCCCGTAGGTGGTAATGGAGGTTTCATTCCCCCGGTTGGTGGGCCTCCTGCAGGATTTTGGCCCGCTGGTGGTGAAGTTGGAGGCCCGGGAGAGGGAGGGGGTTTCGGGAATGATTTTCCAGGCCCTCGCCGGCCCTTGCAACCATCGCCTTCTCTTTCTGGTCAGAAACGAGGGTTTCCGTTCTCTGGCCGTGGTGGCTCCCCAg AGCACTTTGATGGAAAGAGTTTTGTTAAGCTTTTTGTAGGGTCTGTACCCAGAACAGCCACCGAAGAAGAG ATACGACCATTGTTTGAAGAACAAGGAAACGTCTTGGAAGTTGCTTTAATAAAGGACAAGAGAACCGGACAACAACAAG GGTGTTGTTTTATTAAATATGCTACTTCTGAAGAAGCAGACAGGGCAATAAGAGCTTTGCACAATCAATATACTTTGCCTGGG GGAGTGGCTCCAATACAAGTTAGATATGCTGATGGTGAACGTGAACGTCTCGGTAATG GTGCAGTTGAGTACAAGTTGTTTGTGGGTTCATTGAATAAGCTTGCTACGGTGAAGGAAGTGGAGGAG ATATTTGCACGATATGGTCGCATTGAAGATGTATACCTTATGCGTGATGAAAGGAAGCAGAGTAGAG GCTGTGGGTTTGTCAAGTTCTCTAATAGGGAATCAGCAATGGCAGCGATAAATGATCTGAATGGGATTCATACAATGAGG GGCTGCGATCAACCTCTAATTGTTAGGTTTGCTGATCCAAAGAGGCCCCGGGCTGGAGAACCAAG GTCCGGGCCTGCATTGGGAGGTCCAGGCTTTGGTCCTTCTCAACCAACAGGGATCAG GCCGGGTACTGGACCCGATTTCCCTGGTCCTATGGGCGGTCTGGGGGCACCAAATGCATGGCAGTCTATGAATCCACAGAATCTAGGTCCATCTGGTAATGTTGGCTTGCATGGATTTAGCAATCAGTTTCCTCCTAGATCTGGTGATGCAACAATTCCTTCAACTCCT GGTGCCCATGTTGGTGGTCAAGGCAGTCTTACAGAAGGTTCAGTCAGTGGAGCTGTTTCTGCTACATTACCATCCTCACAG AATTTCAATCATTCATTTCCACAAATGCCTTCAACTGGCCATCATATATCACCTCTGCCAAAACCGGTCCAGTCTCCTCAGTACTATAGACCTCCCTTACAACTACATCAAGGACATGGGACACATTCTCAAGCACCCACTTCTCAGGCGCCAATAAGGCCATTTAATTCTCAAGTCAGTGTTCAAGGTCCATACAGTCAGCCGGTTCCATCGCAAGAGATTCATGGTTCCACCGGACATGTGCCTTCTGCGTTGCCTCATGCTCAGCAGAACACCGTAACTTCTACATCTCTACAAAATCAGCCTAATGCTGCATCTCCATCGACTGACTCTCAGCTCCCTACTTCAGCACCACAGAAACCTCTTTCTTATCAACAATCTCCGTCTCAGATTACACAGATGCTATCACAACAGAGGCAGAGTCTGCAAGCTAGCTTTCAGTCGTCTAAGCAGGCATTTTCTCAACTTCAACAACAGGCACAAATGATGCAACCATCTGTGCATAACCAAGCTGTACCGCAGAGCTTTCAAGCTTCAAGGCAGCAG TGGGCTACTGCTGCACCATCGACAGCTACCAGTGTGCCTGCCCTTGGACCATCCTCAGAGACAACTTCCACATCTTCTGTGCCTGTGGGAAGTGCTGCTGCTGTTAGACCAGCTCCTGTTAAATGTAACTGGACAGAGCATACCTCCCCTGATGGGTAcaaatattattataactatgTAACTGGTGAAAGCAGG TGGTTGAAACCTGAGGAATTGGAATCATATGAGCAGCAACAGAATTTAGCTGTTCAACCACCAAATCAGCCAAGTTTGCAGGCTGTTCCTAGCCAACAGGTAAGCCAAACACAACCACCACAGCTTCAGACACAGTTTCACCACACTCGGCAGTTGCAGAATCTGCCTTTGTCATCAATG TATCAAACTCCCGGAGGTGTCAGCAACCCGACTGCTCAG GgtactaattattcacaattacAGGCACCCATGAACTCTGCTAACGATAGTGCTCGCTTCCAGCAG GTTCCTCAAGCTGCTCAAGATTGGGCTTGGAAGAACAACTCTGGAG GTCATTAA
- the LOC130825269 gene encoding flowering time control protein FCA isoform X4: MMERHRGGDRDRDRDYRDRDRDRDRNFHHQHRRPSRFSDAFAVETRRSPVNYRDGFSDGRRAFESPPQQPPVGGNGGFIPPVGGPPAGFWPAGGEVGGPGEGGGFGNDFPGPRRPLQPSPSLSGQKRGFPFSGRGGSPEHFDGKSFVKLFVGSVPRTATEEEIRPLFEEQGNVLEVALIKDKRTGQQQGCCFIKYATSEEADRAIRALHNQYTLPGGVAPIQVRYADGERERLGNVEYKLFVGSLNKLATVKEVEEIFARYGRIEDVYLMRDERKQSRGCGFVKFSNRESAMAAINDLNGIHTMRGCDQPLIVRFADPKRPRAGEPRSGPALGGPGFGPSQPTGIRPGTGPDFPGPMGGLGAPNAWQSMNPQNLGPSGNVGLHGFSNQFPPRSGDATIPSTPGAHVGGQGSLTEGSVSGAVSATLPSSQNFNHSFPQMPSTGHHISPLPKPVQSPQYYRPPLQLHQGHGTHSQAPTSQAPIRPFNSQVSVQGPYSQPVPSQEIHGSTGHVPSALPHAQQNTVTSTSLQNQPNAASPSTDSQLPTSAPQKPLSYQQSPSQITQMLSQQRQSLQASFQSSKQAFSQLQQQAQMMQPSVHNQAVPQSFQASRQQWATAAPSTATSVPALGPSSETTSTSSVPVGSAAAVRPAPVKCNWTEHTSPDGYKYYYNYVTGESRWLKPEELESYEQQQNLAVQPPNQPSLQAVPSQQVSQTQPPQLQTQFHHTRQLQNLPLSSMYQTPGGVSNPTAQGTNYSQLQAPMNSANDSARFQQVPQAAQDWAWKNNSGGN, from the exons ATGATGGAAAGGCACCGAGGCGGTGACCGTGATCGTGACCGCGACTATCGCGATCGTGACCGAGACCGCGACCGCAATTTCCATCATCAACATCGCCGTCCTTCTCGCTTTTCCGATGCTTTTGCAGTCGAAACCCGCCGTAGTCCTGTCAACTACCGTGATGGATTCTCCGATGGTCGCCGTGCTTTTGAGAGTCCGCCTCAGCAACCTCCCGTAGGTGGTAATGGAGGTTTCATTCCCCCGGTTGGTGGGCCTCCTGCAGGATTTTGGCCCGCTGGTGGTGAAGTTGGAGGCCCGGGAGAGGGAGGGGGTTTCGGGAATGATTTTCCAGGCCCTCGCCGGCCCTTGCAACCATCGCCTTCTCTTTCTGGTCAGAAACGAGGGTTTCCGTTCTCTGGCCGTGGTGGCTCCCCAg AGCACTTTGATGGAAAGAGTTTTGTTAAGCTTTTTGTAGGGTCTGTACCCAGAACAGCCACCGAAGAAGAG ATACGACCATTGTTTGAAGAACAAGGAAACGTCTTGGAAGTTGCTTTAATAAAGGACAAGAGAACCGGACAACAACAAG GGTGTTGTTTTATTAAATATGCTACTTCTGAAGAAGCAGACAGGGCAATAAGAGCTTTGCACAATCAATATACTTTGCCTGGG GGAGTGGCTCCAATACAAGTTAGATATGCTGATGGTGAACGTGAACGTCTCGGTAATG TTGAGTACAAGTTGTTTGTGGGTTCATTGAATAAGCTTGCTACGGTGAAGGAAGTGGAGGAG ATATTTGCACGATATGGTCGCATTGAAGATGTATACCTTATGCGTGATGAAAGGAAGCAGAGTAGAG GCTGTGGGTTTGTCAAGTTCTCTAATAGGGAATCAGCAATGGCAGCGATAAATGATCTGAATGGGATTCATACAATGAGG GGCTGCGATCAACCTCTAATTGTTAGGTTTGCTGATCCAAAGAGGCCCCGGGCTGGAGAACCAAG GTCCGGGCCTGCATTGGGAGGTCCAGGCTTTGGTCCTTCTCAACCAACAGGGATCAG GCCGGGTACTGGACCCGATTTCCCTGGTCCTATGGGCGGTCTGGGGGCACCAAATGCATGGCAGTCTATGAATCCACAGAATCTAGGTCCATCTGGTAATGTTGGCTTGCATGGATTTAGCAATCAGTTTCCTCCTAGATCTGGTGATGCAACAATTCCTTCAACTCCT GGTGCCCATGTTGGTGGTCAAGGCAGTCTTACAGAAGGTTCAGTCAGTGGAGCTGTTTCTGCTACATTACCATCCTCACAG AATTTCAATCATTCATTTCCACAAATGCCTTCAACTGGCCATCATATATCACCTCTGCCAAAACCGGTCCAGTCTCCTCAGTACTATAGACCTCCCTTACAACTACATCAAGGACATGGGACACATTCTCAAGCACCCACTTCTCAGGCGCCAATAAGGCCATTTAATTCTCAAGTCAGTGTTCAAGGTCCATACAGTCAGCCGGTTCCATCGCAAGAGATTCATGGTTCCACCGGACATGTGCCTTCTGCGTTGCCTCATGCTCAGCAGAACACCGTAACTTCTACATCTCTACAAAATCAGCCTAATGCTGCATCTCCATCGACTGACTCTCAGCTCCCTACTTCAGCACCACAGAAACCTCTTTCTTATCAACAATCTCCGTCTCAGATTACACAGATGCTATCACAACAGAGGCAGAGTCTGCAAGCTAGCTTTCAGTCGTCTAAGCAGGCATTTTCTCAACTTCAACAACAGGCACAAATGATGCAACCATCTGTGCATAACCAAGCTGTACCGCAGAGCTTTCAAGCTTCAAGGCAGCAG TGGGCTACTGCTGCACCATCGACAGCTACCAGTGTGCCTGCCCTTGGACCATCCTCAGAGACAACTTCCACATCTTCTGTGCCTGTGGGAAGTGCTGCTGCTGTTAGACCAGCTCCTGTTAAATGTAACTGGACAGAGCATACCTCCCCTGATGGGTAcaaatattattataactatgTAACTGGTGAAAGCAGG TGGTTGAAACCTGAGGAATTGGAATCATATGAGCAGCAACAGAATTTAGCTGTTCAACCACCAAATCAGCCAAGTTTGCAGGCTGTTCCTAGCCAACAGGTAAGCCAAACACAACCACCACAGCTTCAGACACAGTTTCACCACACTCGGCAGTTGCAGAATCTGCCTTTGTCATCAATG TATCAAACTCCCGGAGGTGTCAGCAACCCGACTGCTCAG GgtactaattattcacaattacAGGCACCCATGAACTCTGCTAACGATAGTGCTCGCTTCCAGCAG GTTCCTCAAGCTGCTCAAGATTGGGCTTGGAAGAACAACTCTGGAG GAAACTGA
- the LOC130825269 gene encoding flowering time control protein FCA isoform X1, translating into MMERHRGGDRDRDRDYRDRDRDRDRNFHHQHRRPSRFSDAFAVETRRSPVNYRDGFSDGRRAFESPPQQPPVGGNGGFIPPVGGPPAGFWPAGGEVGGPGEGGGFGNDFPGPRRPLQPSPSLSGQKRGFPFSGRGGSPEHFDGKSFVKLFVGSVPRTATEEEIRPLFEEQGNVLEVALIKDKRTGQQQGCCFIKYATSEEADRAIRALHNQYTLPGGVAPIQVRYADGERERLGNGAVEYKLFVGSLNKLATVKEVEEIFARYGRIEDVYLMRDERKQSRGCGFVKFSNRESAMAAINDLNGIHTMRGCDQPLIVRFADPKRPRAGEPRSGPALGGPGFGPSQPTGIRPGTGPDFPGPMGGLGAPNAWQSMNPQNLGPSGNVGLHGFSNQFPPRSGDATIPSTPGAHVGGQGSLTEGSVSGAVSATLPSSQNFNHSFPQMPSTGHHISPLPKPVQSPQYYRPPLQLHQGHGTHSQAPTSQAPIRPFNSQVSVQGPYSQPVPSQEIHGSTGHVPSALPHAQQNTVTSTSLQNQPNAASPSTDSQLPTSAPQKPLSYQQSPSQITQMLSQQRQSLQASFQSSKQAFSQLQQQAQMMQPSVHNQAVPQSFQASRQQWATAAPSTATSVPALGPSSETTSTSSVPVGSAAAVRPAPVKCNWTEHTSPDGYKYYYNYVTGESRWLKPEELESYEQQQNLAVQPPNQPSLQAVPSQQVSQTQPPQLQTQFHHTRQLQNLPLSSMYQTPGGVSNPTAQGTNYSQLQAPMNSANDSARFQQVPQAAQDWAWKNNSGGN; encoded by the exons ATGATGGAAAGGCACCGAGGCGGTGACCGTGATCGTGACCGCGACTATCGCGATCGTGACCGAGACCGCGACCGCAATTTCCATCATCAACATCGCCGTCCTTCTCGCTTTTCCGATGCTTTTGCAGTCGAAACCCGCCGTAGTCCTGTCAACTACCGTGATGGATTCTCCGATGGTCGCCGTGCTTTTGAGAGTCCGCCTCAGCAACCTCCCGTAGGTGGTAATGGAGGTTTCATTCCCCCGGTTGGTGGGCCTCCTGCAGGATTTTGGCCCGCTGGTGGTGAAGTTGGAGGCCCGGGAGAGGGAGGGGGTTTCGGGAATGATTTTCCAGGCCCTCGCCGGCCCTTGCAACCATCGCCTTCTCTTTCTGGTCAGAAACGAGGGTTTCCGTTCTCTGGCCGTGGTGGCTCCCCAg AGCACTTTGATGGAAAGAGTTTTGTTAAGCTTTTTGTAGGGTCTGTACCCAGAACAGCCACCGAAGAAGAG ATACGACCATTGTTTGAAGAACAAGGAAACGTCTTGGAAGTTGCTTTAATAAAGGACAAGAGAACCGGACAACAACAAG GGTGTTGTTTTATTAAATATGCTACTTCTGAAGAAGCAGACAGGGCAATAAGAGCTTTGCACAATCAATATACTTTGCCTGGG GGAGTGGCTCCAATACAAGTTAGATATGCTGATGGTGAACGTGAACGTCTCGGTAATG GTGCAGTTGAGTACAAGTTGTTTGTGGGTTCATTGAATAAGCTTGCTACGGTGAAGGAAGTGGAGGAG ATATTTGCACGATATGGTCGCATTGAAGATGTATACCTTATGCGTGATGAAAGGAAGCAGAGTAGAG GCTGTGGGTTTGTCAAGTTCTCTAATAGGGAATCAGCAATGGCAGCGATAAATGATCTGAATGGGATTCATACAATGAGG GGCTGCGATCAACCTCTAATTGTTAGGTTTGCTGATCCAAAGAGGCCCCGGGCTGGAGAACCAAG GTCCGGGCCTGCATTGGGAGGTCCAGGCTTTGGTCCTTCTCAACCAACAGGGATCAG GCCGGGTACTGGACCCGATTTCCCTGGTCCTATGGGCGGTCTGGGGGCACCAAATGCATGGCAGTCTATGAATCCACAGAATCTAGGTCCATCTGGTAATGTTGGCTTGCATGGATTTAGCAATCAGTTTCCTCCTAGATCTGGTGATGCAACAATTCCTTCAACTCCT GGTGCCCATGTTGGTGGTCAAGGCAGTCTTACAGAAGGTTCAGTCAGTGGAGCTGTTTCTGCTACATTACCATCCTCACAG AATTTCAATCATTCATTTCCACAAATGCCTTCAACTGGCCATCATATATCACCTCTGCCAAAACCGGTCCAGTCTCCTCAGTACTATAGACCTCCCTTACAACTACATCAAGGACATGGGACACATTCTCAAGCACCCACTTCTCAGGCGCCAATAAGGCCATTTAATTCTCAAGTCAGTGTTCAAGGTCCATACAGTCAGCCGGTTCCATCGCAAGAGATTCATGGTTCCACCGGACATGTGCCTTCTGCGTTGCCTCATGCTCAGCAGAACACCGTAACTTCTACATCTCTACAAAATCAGCCTAATGCTGCATCTCCATCGACTGACTCTCAGCTCCCTACTTCAGCACCACAGAAACCTCTTTCTTATCAACAATCTCCGTCTCAGATTACACAGATGCTATCACAACAGAGGCAGAGTCTGCAAGCTAGCTTTCAGTCGTCTAAGCAGGCATTTTCTCAACTTCAACAACAGGCACAAATGATGCAACCATCTGTGCATAACCAAGCTGTACCGCAGAGCTTTCAAGCTTCAAGGCAGCAG TGGGCTACTGCTGCACCATCGACAGCTACCAGTGTGCCTGCCCTTGGACCATCCTCAGAGACAACTTCCACATCTTCTGTGCCTGTGGGAAGTGCTGCTGCTGTTAGACCAGCTCCTGTTAAATGTAACTGGACAGAGCATACCTCCCCTGATGGGTAcaaatattattataactatgTAACTGGTGAAAGCAGG TGGTTGAAACCTGAGGAATTGGAATCATATGAGCAGCAACAGAATTTAGCTGTTCAACCACCAAATCAGCCAAGTTTGCAGGCTGTTCCTAGCCAACAGGTAAGCCAAACACAACCACCACAGCTTCAGACACAGTTTCACCACACTCGGCAGTTGCAGAATCTGCCTTTGTCATCAATG TATCAAACTCCCGGAGGTGTCAGCAACCCGACTGCTCAG GgtactaattattcacaattacAGGCACCCATGAACTCTGCTAACGATAGTGCTCGCTTCCAGCAG GTTCCTCAAGCTGCTCAAGATTGGGCTTGGAAGAACAACTCTGGAG GAAACTGA